The Bombus vancouverensis nearcticus chromosome 3, iyBomVanc1_principal, whole genome shotgun sequence genomic sequence TTCTGTAATTTTCATTTACTTTCTGTACGGATTTATTATAATGACATTCCAAAATCATAAATACATGTGcgttttttttattaaacttttattttaatCGGTATATATATAAGGCTATTGATTAAAGAATATGTATGACACTTATTAATGTATGCGTCTTACAACTAATTTTAAATTGTAACGAGTAACGTAAATTACATGAAAGAGAAACATTTCACattgtttaatttttatatgCAATTTATTGTCTGCTGATGCTATTAAtaatcacgttaaataataCTGCAACGTTTTGCAGGTACATTGGCAGCTGAACAAAATAACTTAATATAAGACTAGATATAGTCTTTTAcaatgcaaaatattttttccgtttaccttaatctcctttttttctttttttttcatttttttccctttttttttttgaaaatttgattaATTCGCAATCAGTAAACGACATGTACGGGCGTGTGATGcttaaacgtatattaattatcATTTGTCTCTTGCTTTGACAGAATCTACATAAATTAGATCTAAGGCCATAAATTATGTCAAGGCACTACTTGAAGTTAGAATTTAACCAAATGTGTAATAAACATTTCTGTTACGTGAACAATAAGACCGAGTAAATATTCAAGAatgtttaaaaagatattttagtTTGTAAATCTAGCTTTGTGTgaatgtgtgtatgtgtgtgtattaaTTAGTGCCATTCATTTAATGGAATTACtgattaatttattttgtacttCTTGTACTGTGAGTTATCAATTTAGAATACCAAGAACTAAATTAAATATCGTGCCGTTATCTTGCATCGTACAGTTTATAGAAGAGATTGGTAATGATTATTTTTGTTTTGCTTTTTTTCCCAGTTGACGATAATTTAACTGCATTATTGTTAACGTAACATTTACTACGTATCATATACACGTTCGAAGCGAAGATTATGATCACTTTAGAAATTCGTACAATAGCTAACAATAATCCTACATCTGATGTATGAAACAAAAGATGTACTTTCTGTAAATACtaaaaaacaatatatataaagATAAATTACTAACAAGTCATGTAAAGATTTTAGGTTACTACACATGTATCACTGTACACCTTGTAATGTCATTCCACTTTTACTGAAATAAAGAAAGATATCATCTGTCTATTTCTTAAGTGTCCTATGCCATTAATATCAACTAGTAGTACTGGttcttaaataatataataatgtattgAAAAAAGTTATTAGAGGATATGTGATatgttttatttgtttaaaatgGAAATGCCATTTCAGTCTTAGATAGATTTCAACATATATATTATCAGGAAacattgttataaattaatgaggCATTTTATTAAATAAGTGCGAGTAGACAGAAATGTAACATATTGATAAACTTTCATAAAGCATATCTAGATAAAATAGCGCATCACAAATCTTATTTACGTACTTAAAAACGATATGATGAGAAGTCTTGAAAATCgtaagaaaatatatatcttttttaaattcgaCGTCTTAATGTTTCAAGTAGTAACAAGCAAATGTTATTACTAGTATACAATCGCATACAGATGTATTGATACTGAAATATTGTGTTACGCTTACTTACAAGAACATTGATTTCTCGATAGATTAAATGGAAAAACGAGTGTATCACGAATATTTCTAtgtgataaaaaaagaaaaaagacaataaaaaaaaattcatctcttatattatatatatgtataaaaggaagaaaaagaaactttcGTAACAAGCTCCTTGAAAGATTTTTATGGATTTTACAATATTCTaagatatatttacatttaaaagaaaaaaagaggaacatAAGTGAACGATCAGAATACACACATGTATGTactgttaaaaaataattaccttCAAATTTTTATCTTCAAACCTTGCAAACATATTGTAAAGTGATATGTGAAAtcatctatattattatttcaacaATATCGCGTATTACGTGTAATTATAACCCATTGTTCATTTTCACTATTTCGGTTAGAAGCATTTTCATTATCGTTTTCGACATTATTCATTAGCGCATATTCATTGTCGTTTTCGACATTATCCATTAGCGCATTTTCATTGTCGTCTTCGACATTATTCATCAGCGCATTTTCATTATCGTCTTCGACATTATTCATCAGCGCATTTTCATTATCGTCTTCGACACTATTCATTAGCGCATTTTCATTAAcatcatttacatttcattattttctaaatCACTATTCTCTTCAGAATTATTATCAAAACCTTCATCGCGTTCCATATTTACGTACCTTGCGTTGTCACCtgtttatataaaaatcaaTCATTATCTTTATTGACAATTTGTATATACTGATAAAATTACCTGCTGCTCTGTTTGGAAACATCAATTCCCTGTGATTCTGCATGCCCATGTCCTCATCAATTGGGTTGGCCATATTTAATATTCCTAGCAACCATATAGGGAAGTCATTCTCTATACCATAAATATCATTCTCGTTTTCAATATCATTTTCCAGTACTTCAATGAAGGGTTGTAAGTCTTCCAGCTCGTTTAATTCTGCAGCAATCATATTATTACCTTCACCATCTCTGTTATTATTTGCAAGGTCACCGTTTTCAACTTCGATCTCATCGGGAATTTCGGGTCTTAGAACTTCTGCTATATTTGGGTATTCAGAATCGGATATATGACCTTGCGCTACACTTGATAGAGCGTATTCCTGTGTCATATCCTGAGCGGAAGCGCTATTTGGATATCCGGAATCTATTACTTCCGAAGACCAACTATTTGAAGGTGTTTCCACAGTTTCTGGAGAAGGTTTCAATTCGCGATTCTCTACGTTACATTCATCTtgtttctcattttttaatacTGATGTGGATTCAATATCTCTTGTATCTTTGGCATCATTACAAAACATTTCGGTAACAACGCTCCTTAAATCATGATCATTATGTAATTCAGATTTTAGATCAGtcttttcattaattgaatttTTCGTCAATTGAATTTTTGTATCACAATTTACTGATTGTATGTTATTGGTATTTATTACAGGaagttctttttcttcctttaccAACTTTTCTGTAGCACAAGGATCTGTAATTTCCCTTTGTAATGTTTCATTACTTTTCGTGCCATTGTTACTACTTAAAGAATTCGTTTCAGGCAATTCCTCTATTGTTTGTTTATTATCATCTAATGTAGGACATATTGTTGCTGTATCGCTACTATTAAGCGTATCTTGATCAAAGTTCTTTATTAACTCGTTCCCACTTTTTACATTCATATCATTCTGATACATAGAAGTATCTTGTTTACTATACCTTTTTCCTATTGTATTTGGTTTAATGCCTGACATAGCAGTTATATTTGTATCAATATTACTTTGTAAAAGTACCTCATTTCTACTATTATTGCTACCAGGGCTTGTGAACTGACATTTCTGtgatatatttaacgaattagTATTattctcctcctccttcttgTAATCAAGAGATCTTCGTTTTTTACCCACGCTACTTGCTCTAGTTTCCATTTTTGGTGAACTTGTAAACTGTGGTTGATTGTCTGTTACAATATCATTAGCATAAACTATACTATTATCTGATTGCAATTGATCTTTTAGATGACAATTATGCTCCGAGACATTACTACTCTGTTGGATACTTTGCATTTGATTTTGATCGATAGGGTTTGTACTTGCTGCTGTGTTAGTATCATTGTCAGGATCTTTATCTTCTTTATATAatgtatttgaataaatatcgtttAAGTGATCATGTCCATCAAGATCATATTTTAATGATGATTTCTTGCTTTCTTCATCATTTACATCTGCGATGGTGTTAATCGATATATTTTCCTGTTGGAGCGAATTGTTTAACATCCAGTGATCACTCATGCTTTGATTACATATACTATCGTTTGTTAATTGTTGGTCCATCTTAACGGCGTGTAAAAGATATGGCTCAGGCGAAGTAGAGGCCCGTGAAAGGGACATGTAAACTAGATCTAACGTACAATTAAGTTTTTGTGCAGTATCTGATATAGCATCATCTTGTATGTCCGATGTTATATACAAACTTTTAAGTTTTCTTGTTACGGGAGAATCAGATAATTCTGTTGATTCATTTAAGTACAATGGATCATTATCGTCAAatgatttattgaaattatctgTGCCAAGTATTGAATCTATATTTCCTTCGTTGTTAATTTCACTGTATTTATCAGGAATTTCGGCACTTCTTGTCGTTTCAAATTCATTACTGTGTAAAACATCCTTTTCGTCATAAAGATAAGCATCGTCTTCAAGCACAGAATTATTTTGTGACatagcaggtataacgatacttGATTCTACGTTCCAATCTTCATTGTCCGTTTCTTCTTGTTCGTCTCTGCTGTAATTTGTAGGTTGTTCGGATTCCATATTCCACTCATCTTCCTCCGAAGCATACATGTCATTACTCCAAAGAGGCCCACCTACTGTAGTATCAGAATATGTAGTAGGTGGTGGTACTAAGACAACAGGGCCACCTTCACGCTCTTCAATTGCCCAGCCAGCGTCCCCTAAAATTGTTTCCAATTCATCCATAGAAATTGGAAACGTAtgtaacatttttaatattagttTTAATGGAACTTCTTCTTCCATATCGTCTTGATACGATAAATGTCTAATGTAGTACGATGCTTCGTCAACAATCTTTTCTTCATCCGAGCGATTATCTATTTGAAACGGGTATTCGTATCTAGCTAcaactttaaataaattttcaatgccAGGGCTATACGCTTCTTCCATCTCACCGATGCGATGAAAAACAGCCATTTGAGTACAATATCCTAAATGTTCTGAGCCTTCTGGGCCTTTACAAATCCCATGATATGTTGCTACATAATTGGGGTatcttaaaataatattttgagcCCTGTTAACAGAAATTACGTTTATGACATGTATGATTATTTGCTATGTACGGGCTAATACGCCGATGAATCGATCGCCACGATACTTCAGACACTGgacaaattaataaaaaaatatcttcaATAAAAATTGATCGCCTTTAAATCGGCTACAAATTTCAATACAAGAAATTTCCGAAAGAATCGTTTTTTCGAGAAAAAGTCAAGATCACCTTGACTTCTTTAAACGAATGCCACGTATTTTTGATTTCATACCGTCGTAGTTGACGTTAATACGAGTTTATAACGACCTTCTATACTATGACCTTAAAATGACACTAAATATTGAAACGATGGTTAATCGAGAAGGGCGCTAccgttaaaaataattttacttcGATTAAATCGGACGTCTCAAGGAGAAAAATGTTCATTATATGCACATTACAAAAGCATAAATAACGTAACCTTGACTTTTGGTCGAAAAAAGCATTTTTGGAAATTTTGTATACCGTATTTTGTAGCCGGTtgaaaattgttcaatttttattcaaaacatCTTCTTATCAGATCATCGGGTAAGGCTCGCAAAGTATGGTGACTGACTCATAGACCAGCCTGTATatatagtaaaaataaataaaaaatttacaattaaacAGAAAATCAAAATCATTACCAATCTTGAAATTGTTGCCTGGTCCATTCGAATTTATGATCAGGATGTCTAAATCCAGAAAAGTTTGGGAATAACGTATTAAACTCTGCATTTGGAGTTGTTATCACTACCAATACTGGTCTGATATAGCCAAAAATATTGTAAGGGAAATTTATTAAAGTATCTGGATACAAATGCTCGATCCTAAAGTGTTAAAATATGCATTATATCctatgaaataatattatacgaGTTTCTTATCGCttgaaaagtaaaattaaaaacaacacGATATATAGCAACCTACAATTCTATGCAGATTACAGCATCTGTGTTTTGTAGCCTCTTGTCATTTTGAGTAACACAACCTTCGCTTATCTCGATCACAAAAGGTGCAGTTCTTCTATGTAAATATTCAGATACTAAGGGAGCACCTCTACTTTTATAAGCTTCTAAAAGCGGTCTATTAATATCTACGCATAATATTTCTTGTATGCCTCCTGTATTTTTTAGGTGTGTTAAAAAACCAAGTTCTGCACATCCAAAGTCAACGATCTAAACAAAGGAGATTAGTCATTTTATTATctgttaaaaatttgttaaatccATGTTTGCAAATATCAAACATGTAATACGAAATAAATggtattatatcatatataaaaTTGCGCGAAAGATTTATAAGTATATTTCTAGCAATAAAGAAAAATCCACGTGTAAAGTTATTGCGAAGATATGAAAGCGGAATACCTTGCGTAATTTTCCTCGATATCTCTCACTATTAAGTACATCGGCGACAGCAGCATATCTTTGGATGTACGCCGGCGggaaaaatttgatattttcttcAAAAGTCTGAGGTGTCTCAGGATCTACCATTCTACGATCACTTTCAGAAATGTTGCGTCCTAGCTCCATGTTAACCGTATCATTATCCATTGTGTTTTGTCTTTTGCTTCGATAATTCTGATATACAAACTTGCCAAAGAAATAGATCACATGGATGAGCACAATAATCATGTCACTAACAAGGATCAAATGATTTTGATcgctataaaattttattaacgcATCCCGGTTAACTTTCCGTTATGCGTAATACCAGccatattattttgttttgaaGGTGGTTACCAAATTCAATCTGATTGGTAGAACGATTCAAAACGCGCCAATACTAAAATAGCGCCACAAACGAGGTACAAGATAGATGTAACACGCGATGCTTTTTCGTGTCTCACGTTTTGGAGGTCACTAGACCCCCTTGCCATTTTCGTATCACATGCGATATTATCGACTTAACACGGTATAGTAATAGACAGCAGACTCAGGTCTATCCTATATTTAGTCAATGGCACATACCGGTTTAAATTAAGACAAAGGTGTTCCATGAAATTTGTAGGTTTAAGTCTTTACGAAATTATAACTAAAATATAGAACAGGATAGATCGTATAGTCGTAAAggaagtataaaatgttatgcTTTTACAATATTTCAGAAAATATTACTTCATCGATAtgaagaaaatcaagaaaaaccTAATCCACAACTTTAGTAATTCTAAAGAAATCATTAGATTTTTGTATAGGTAGGATGTATGAAAGCCTCAGATCTGTGAAAGATAGGTAACGATTCTAAACAAATTGTTAGAGCTAAACGAATATATGCGACATTGTAATTGAAACAAGATTATATTTCGAAAGCTATATCGTTTAATTCCATGGTTCCCCATCATGCTTGAAATTGAAAGGGTACAATGACACACGCAACAAgtttttgtattataatttatttgcgatttaatataataattaaaataataatgcggTAATTATTAATATCGGTAGCAGTTTACTAATTTTCTAAGAAAGCGATGGTATACACGATACATCGTTTACATAAATTAGAACGACAGTCGACTTTCTTTATAAACCATTTGTGATATCTGTATCAGTTTTGTAGCATCTATATTGTTCACGCgtatattggaacatctgtaaATACGATACCACAGATTCATCAGTGTCAGTTTGCTCAGATTATTCcgacttttttcttttctcattcCCATTTCGTCATTAGCAAAGTAGACTCAATTACAGTTTCATATAGTATTtcgtttatatatatttatatatttatatgcgatttatttataagtatatgtatttataagcGCGCAAATATATTATGCACGAGATCTGTCGATGGCTGTTATGCAGCCTACAGGAACATAAAACTTGATTCTCTATCGTTAAAATTTATTGTTCTTATTAACGCGGCTATCTACATGATAATCTTTTGCAGAATTCCGAAGAGTCTTAACCTTAAGCTATTACatatcataatatatatatatatatatatatatttcatttcatcTTATTTACAAAAGAACTGTCTGTAGATTCCTCTCTAATAGAATATGttttgcgttttttttttttttctttcaaaattGGGGATTGTCGATAGTTTTCTTGTACCCTTATCCCGTTCGAGAACGCACCGGTTAAATATAAATTCGCCTCGAACGGAACGCGAAATAGAAAACGtttctatgtattttttaaCATTACACAGGTACCCGCAAGAATAGTTTTCTCATTTGAATAGAATGAGACAGAAAGGTTAGACGACGGCCGCACATACATggtcgataaataaataaagtgtcGAGTTCGTGTCGTTGGTACGGCGTAAAGAACGATCGAAAAATATTATGCTACAGTGTAACTCGTGTCTTACGAACATTTTTTAATCGCATCGAAAAGACATTCGTAAATCTCGAAAAATAATTCGTGCTGCATTAGATTCGGTAAATGCatcacatatacgtatatagataTTGATTATCTTCCGTCGATTAAATCAGATAATCTCGAAGATTATCTAAAGAAATTCACTAGCCAGACTGATCGAAACAATTGCGGTAACGGAATATAGTGGTCGAGTTAAGATATTTTCATCGATACTTTAAGTACCGTGATTTTTTAAAGCATTTATCGTTCAGTATACACATATTTCATATAGTATTACCTCTCGATAATAATTTTCGATATTTACGAGTACGGTAAGCGCGTTAACTCGAATCGCGTCTCTTTTCGCTACGGTACACAGTGTCGGTTGTTTCGATCAGCCTGGCGATAGAATCGATG encodes the following:
- the Hen1 gene encoding hen1 methyltransferase — encoded protein: MIIVLIHVIYFFGKFVYQNYRSKRQNTMDNDTVNMELGRNISESDRRMVDPETPQTFEENIKFFPPAYIQRYAAVADVLNSERYRGKLRKIVDFGCAELGFLTHLKNTGGIQEILCVDINRPLLEAYKSRGAPLVSEYLHRRTAPFVIEISEGCVTQNDKRLQNTDAVICIELIEHLYPDTLINFPYNIFGYIRPVLVVITTPNAEFNTLFPNFSGFRHPDHKFEWTRQQFQDWAQNIILRYPNYVATYHGICKGPEGSEHLGYCTQMAVFHRIGEMEEAYSPGIENLFKVVARYEYPFQIDNRSDEEKIVDEASYYIRHLSYQDDMEEEVPLKLILKMLHTFPISMDELETILGDAGWAIEEREGGPVVLVPPPTTYSDTTVGGPLWSNDMYASEEDEWNMESEQPTNYSRDEQEETDNEDWNVESSIVIPAMSQNNSVLEDDAYLYDEKDVLHSNEFETTRSAEIPDKYSEINNEGNIDSILGTDNFNKSFDDNDPLYLNESTELSDSPVTRKLKSLYITSDIQDDAISDTAQKLNCTLDLVYMSLSRASTSPEPYLLHAVKMDQQLTNDSICNQSMSDHWMLNNSLQQENISINTIADVNDEESKKSSLKYDLDGHDHLNDIYSNTLYKEDKDPDNDTNTAASTNPIDQNQMQSIQQSSNVSEHNCHLKDQLQSDNSIVYANDIVTDNQPQFTSSPKMETRASSVGKKRRSLDYKKEEENNTNSLNISQKCQFTSPGSNNSRNEVLLQSNIDTNITAMSGIKPNTIGKRYSKQDTSMYQNDMNVKSGNELIKNFDQDTLNSSDTATICPTLDDNKQTIEELPETNSLSSNNGTKSNETLQREITDPCATEKLVKEEKELPVINTNNIQSVNCDTKIQLTKNSINEKTDLKSELHNDHDLRSVVTEMFCNDAKDTRDIESTSVLKNEKQDECNVENRELKPSPETVETPSNSWSSEVIDSGYPNSASAQDMTQEYALSSVAQGHISDSEYPNIAEVLRPEIPDEIEVENGDLANNNRDGEGNNMIAAELNELEDLQPFIEVLENDIENENDIYGIENDFPIWLLGILNMANPIDEDMGMQNHRELMFPNRAAGDNARYVNMERDEGFDNNSEENSDLENNEM